From Pseudomonas sp. AN-1:
GCGTCATGACCGCACAACTGATCGACGGCAAAGCCATCGCCGCCCGCCTCCGCCAACAGATCGCCCAGCGCGTAGCCGAGCGCCGCCAGCAAGACCTGCGCATCCCGGGACTGGCCGTCATCCTGGTCGGCAGCGACCCGGCCTCCCAGGTGTACGTCGCCCACAAGCGCAAGGACTGCGAGGAAGTAGGCTTCATCTCCCGCGCCTATGATCTGGATGCCAGCACCTCGCAGGAGGATCTGCTGCAGCTGATCGACACGCTGAACGCAGACCCGGCGGTCGATGGCATCCTGGTCCAGCTGCCGCTGCCGCGCCATCTCGATGCGTCCCAGCTGCTCGAACGCATCCACCCGGACAAGGACGTCGACGGCTTCCATCCGTTCAACATCGGCCGCCTGGCCCAGCGCATGCCCGTGCTGCAGCCGTGCACGCCGAAAGGCATCATGACCCTGCTGAAGAGCACCGGCGTCGACCTGCACGGCCAGCACGCAGTGGTCGTCGGCGCCTCCAACATCGTCGGCCGCCCGATGGCTCTCGAGCTGCTGCTGGCCGGCTGCACCACTACCGTGACCCACCGCTTCACTCGCGACCTCGCCAGCCACGTGCGCCAGGCGGACATCGTGGTGGTCGCTGTCGGCAAGCCGGGCCTGGTCAAGGGCGAATGGATCAAGGAAGGAGCCATCGTCATCGATGTCGGCATCAACCGCCTGGTCGATGGCCGTCTGGTCGGCGACGTCGACTTCGAGGCCGCCGCTGCCCGCGCCAGCTGGATCACCCCTGTGCCGGGCGGCGTGGGACCGATGACCCGCGCCTGCCTGCTGGAGAACACCCTCTACGCCGCGGAGCAACTGCACGACTGAGCCGCGCCGCGCGTGCGTGGCGCCGGGACGCATGCCTCGCGCCACACATCCCGGAAAAGAAAAAACCCGGCCAAGGCCGGGTTTTTTCATGCGCGGTCCGCAGGGATTACTGCTGGACCTGCGCTTCCACTTCCGCTTCCACGCGACGGTTGATGGCGCGACCGGCATCGGTGGCGTTGTCGGCCACCGGACGGGACTCGCCGTAACCCACGGAGCTCACGCGAGAGGAGGACACGCCATACTGGTTGACCAGCACCTCGCGCACGGCAGCGGCGCGACGCTCGGACAGCTTCTGGTTGTAGGCGTCGGTACCCACGGAGTCGGTGTGACCTTCCACGGTGGTGGAGGTCTGCGGGTACTGGTTCATGAAGTCGGCCAGGTTCTGGATGTCGGCATAGCTTTCCGGCTTGACCTTGGCCTTGTCGAAGTCGAACTTCACATCCAGCTCGACACGCACCACTTCCGGAACCGGTTCGGCGACCGGGGCCGGCTCTTCAGCCACCGGAGCGGCAGCGACCGGAGCCGGTGCCGGGGCGGAGCCGCCACCGAAGTTCATGCCGACGCCGACGCCGGCCATCCACTCGGAATTGCCCTGATCGATGTTGTGCATGCCGTCGACACCGGCCTTGGCGAACAGGTTCTCGGTGAAGTAGTACTTCACACCAGCGCCGAGGTTGGCGAAGGTGCTGGTGTCACGACCGCTGCGATCCGGCTGACCGATGCTCTGGTGGGCAGCACCGGCGGAAACGTAGGGGCGCAGACCCACACCCGGGGTACCGAAGTGGTAGGCCGCATCGAGAGAAGTCAGCTCGCCTTCGATGTTCTTGCTGCCGCTAACCGCGCCCACACCATCGTAGACGCCATGCGACAGGTTCAGGGAGACATCGTCGGTCAGGAAGTAACCGATACCGGCACCGTAGAGCGCACCCTCATCAAGGCCGGTCTGAGTATCGGGCTCGTAGTACTTGGCGAACGCGTCCACTTCTACCGCGCCCTGGCCCTGGGCCATTGCGCCAATGGAAGAAGCGGCAATCAGGGAGCCGATGACTACGCTCAAGGTGTTTTTCAGTTTCATCCGTTAAATCCCCAGCAGGAAAAATTATAGCTGCATGATTTCGACAGGCAGCCAAGCGAAAAGTTTAGCACGACATCAATCCGGTCGAAATTTCTCGCGACAATCACTCTGCGGCAGGATCGGCAAATTTCTCGCGCAGACGATCCAGCGCCCGCTTGTAGCGCATCTTGGTGGCACTCAGCCCCATGTGCATGATGTCGGCGATTTCCTGGAACTCCAGCTCGGCGACGAAGCGCAGCACCAGGATTTCCCGGTCGATCGGATTGACATGCACCAGCCAGCGGTCCAGCCCACCCCGCTCCTCGGCCTTCGGCGCACGCTCCTCGGAGGCCTCCTCCTGAGGATCGAGGCTGAGCGCATCCAGCAGGCGGCGCTTGCGGCGCTCCTTGCGGTACTGGGTGATGCACTCGTTGTAGGTGATGCTGTACAGCCAGGTCTTGAACTTCGACTTGCCCTCGAAGTTCTTCAGGCCGTAGAGAACCTTCAGCATGACCTCCTGGCAGACATCGTCGGCATCCCGCTCGTTGCCCAGGTAGCGCGCACAGACATTGAACAGAGTGCGCTGGTAGCGGCGCATCAGCTCCTCGTAGGCACGGGTGACGTGGAACAGCTCGCCATGCGCCCGCTGCACCAGCTCCTCGTCGGTGAGCTGGTGCGGGTCGTAGCGCGGAGACAGGGAGTGGGGCTTGTTCAAGCGAGGCAGACCGGCCGCGATTCGGAAAAGGCAGCCTGCACGAGACAGATCTGCCGGGATGGTCGCCTAATTTAGCAGAAAAGGGCCGGCACCGCCGCGCCTCAGCGACTGACGACCCGCCGCGACAGCAGCAGCCGGTTGCACAGCGTGACCAGCTCGCCATCGCCGGTATGCAGGATGGTCTTGACCGTGCCGATCTCCTCGATCACCCCTTCGACGTCGCCGACGCGGATCCGCTGCCCCACCTCGTAGAGTTCGCGCAGGTAGATCCCGGCGATGATCTGTCCGACCACCTCGCGGCTGCCCAAGCCCAGGGCCAGGGCCAGGGCCAGGGCGACCGCCGACAGCACGATGGCGATGACCAGGTTGAGCAGATCGGTCTTCACCTCGAGCTGACCGATGGCCACCGAGATGCTGATGATGATCACCAGCCCCTGGGCCAGACGCCCCAGGCTGCCGCCGTACTCGAGCCCCACGCCGTCGGCGGCGCCGCGCACCAGACGCCCGGCCAGCTGAGCCAGCAGCACGCCAGCCAGCAGCACCATGGCGGCGCCGAACACCTTGGGCAGGTAGAGGGCGAACAGGTCGAGGGTCGCCGAGACCCGCTGCAACCCCAGCGACTCGGCGGCCGAGACGAGGAACACCAGCAGCACGAACCAGTAGACCACCTTGCCGACCAGGGTCGACACCGCGGCCTGGATGCCGCCGCGGGCCAGCAGCTTGGTCAGCCCCGCGCCTGCCATCAGGCGGTCGAGGCCGAGCTTGGCCAGCAGCTTGGAGAACAGGGTGTCGAGCAGCTTGGCAACGATGAAGCCGAGCAGCACCACCACCAGCGCGCCGAGCAGATTGGGGATGAAGCCCGCCAGCTTGCTCCACAGGGTGCTCATCGCACTCAGCAGACTCTGGGTCCAGATATCGAATTCCATGCGTCACTCAGCCTTATGCGCCGCACGCGCGGCAGGATGCAGTCGCCGGGTCGCCGGCACCTTGCGGACCGTGCCACTCTCGAGGCCGATCATCAGTGCCTCGAACCAGTGCCCCAGCAGCTTGAACAGGTCGCCCGCACCGACCTGGCGGTTGGCGGCCTTGAGCACGCGATCCAGCCGGGCGCTGTCGGCCGACTCGGCCGGAGCGCCACGCAGCAGGTCGCGCAGTGATTCTTCGAAGGGATCGTGCATACCGACCTCCACGGTGTCTCAGCACAAGACGTCACAGGCGTGAGCCGGGTCACATCAGAGCCAGCGCATGCGGCGAAACAGCCAGCCCTGGAACAGGGCGATGCCAGCCATCAGCAGGCAGACCAGCAGGAAGCCGTAGGGATGCTCGGCGCCGGGCACCCCGCCGACGTTGATGCCGAGCAGGCCCGTGACGAAGGTCATCGGCATGAAGAAGCCGGTGATGATGCCGAGCAGATACATGGTGCGGTTCATCCGCTCGGTCACCCGCCGATGCTCGGCCTCCTGCAGCAGGCTGACCCGCTCGCGCACCAGCTCGAGTTCCTCGAGGTGGCGGGTCAAGCGGTTGTGCAGCTCGTTCCAGTAGGCGGTATCGCTGTCCGCGAACCAGGACAGCGGGTTGCGCGCCAGCTGGGCATAGATCTCGCGCTGCGGCGCCAGGTAACGGCGCAGGCTGGCAGCCCGCCGCCGCAGGGCCAGCAGCAGATGACGGTCGGGCACCCCCTTCTCGTTCTGCTCGAGGGTTTCCTCGAGTTCGTCGAGCTGCTCGGCGATGCCCGCGACCAGCACATCCACCCCGTCGGTCAGCGCATGGGCGAGAAACAGCATGGCCTCCGAGGCCGTCTTCGGCCCGTCGCTGCGCTCGAAGGCGTCGCACAACGCGCCAGCCGCCTTGACCGGCCGCATGCGCAGGGAGATCACCTGGCGGGCATCGGCATAGATGCGCAGCGCCACCATGTCTTCCGGCGCAGCACCGGGATTGAGATTGACCCCGCGCAGGAACAGCAGCAGGCGCTCCCCCCCCAGCAGCACCAGGCGCGGGCGCGTCGCCTCTTCCAGCAGCAGGTCGCAGGCGAATTCGCCGAGGCCGCCGGACGCGCGCAGCCAGCGCTGCGCCGCAGGCACGCTGCGATCCCAGTGCAGCCAGAGGCTTTCCTGGGGGCGCAGATCGAGCACCGTCAGCTCGTTGCGACGGATCCGCTGCGCACCGCCCTCGCCGTCCAGCACGAAGCCGTAGACCAGCCCGCGCTCGTCGTCACCCTCGAAGGACTGCATCGTCTCTCCAGCGGCTGCAGCCGCCAGGCCGGGTCAGCCCGGGCTGGCGGAGCCCTGCCCGCTTATTCGGGCATCTTCAGCTCTTCGTGGGACACGATGATGCCGTTGTTGTCGGCGTAGATGTAGTGGCCCGGGGTGAAGGTGACGCCACCGAAGGTGACCTCGACGTTGAGGTCGCCGATGCCGCGCTTCTCGGTCTTCATCGGGTGGGCGGCCAGCGCCTGCACGCCGAGATCGGTCTGTGCGATCACGTCGACATCACGGATGCAGCCGTACACCACGATGCCTTCCCAGCCGTTCTTCGCCGCCTTCTCGGCCAGCATGTCGCCGAGCAGGGCGCGACGCAGCGAGCCGCCGCCGTCGACCACCAGCACCTTGCCGCGACCATCCTGCTCGACCTGCTCCTTGACCAGCGAGTTGTCCTCGAAGCACTTGATGGTGACGATCTGGCCACCGAAGGAATCACGGCCGCCGAAGTTGCTGAACATCGGTTCGACCACGTCGACGTAGGGGTAGGCATCGCACAGATCGGGGGTCACGTATTGCATGTCAGGTTCCTTGCGTTAGAGATCGACGCCACTGCGACTGCCATCATGGAGCGGCGGCAACCGCGGCAGCGGCGAACAGACAGCATTGATGGCACAAGCCCTGGCCAGCACAACCTCGCCAGCCCGGACACAGCACCATTCCTGCCGACGATCCTAGCCACAACGGCGCCAGCAGGGAACTAGGCAAACGTATGGGATTCCTCGCCCATCGTCTGCGGCAGCTGCCGGTGACGCAGCCAGTGCTCGAGCAGCGGCCAGATCTCGCGCGCGGCATGGCGCCCTGCCAGCAGCCCGGCATGACCATAGTCCTCGGCGAAACCTTCGGCCCGCCCCAGGCGCAGGTAGGCGCGCCGCGAGGAGCCGAAGCACTCGAGCAACTGCCGGCAGGCCTGTGCCGGATCGGTGTGATCGCCCGCCCCGGCCAGCGCCAGCACCGGTACCTCCACTGCAGCCAGCGCTGCCGCCCAGTCCTGGCGCCCGTCGGCGAAGCGACCGAACGGACCGTACCAGCGCAGGGCGTCGCAGGCGATGCCGGCAGGCTCGTCCTCGGGACCGAGGCCAAGCCAGCCACCGCCCACCTGTTCGCGGCGGCGCAGCCACAGGCGCGCCCCCCAGCTCAGCGGCGGCAGCTTGAGCGACCAGTGCAGGTGACGGATCTGGCAACCCAGCAACACCAGCGAGGCCACCCGCATCGCCGCCAGGTGCGCACCGGCCAGGGCGGCGGCGATGCTCAGGCCGCCCAGCGAGTGGCCCAGCCAGTGCGCCGGTTGCGCGCACTGCTCGTCGACGAAAGCGGCGATGGCCGGCAGATCGAAGCGCGCGTAATCCGCCACGCGGTTGCTCCGATACAGGCGATTGCGCGGCGACAGACCGTGGCCGCGCATTTCCGCCAGCCAGACGTCGAAGCCGGCCCGCGCCAGCCAGGCGCCCAGGCCATGGCCATGGGCCGTGTACCAGCAGCGCCGGTTGGCGAAGGCGCCATGCAGCAGCACCAGTGGCTCGCCGCGCCGCGCGGCGGCCGCGTGACCGAGACGGGTCAGCGCCAGCGCAACAGAGCCGTCGGGGCTGTTGCCGGGCTTGAGGAGATAGACGTCTTCGGTGAGGTCGCCACGCAGCTCGGCGCTGACCAGGGCGACGGGAAAGAGTTTGCTGCTGCTCTGCATGCCATTCTTTTTCTGTACGCACGAAAAGGGCGGGATTGCCCCGCCCTTTTCCTACCGCTTCAGGACCTTGCTCAGGCCTGGCCTTCGGCGAGGAAGAACCAAGTATCGAGCACCGAGTCCGGGTTCAGCGACACGCTGTCGATGCCCTGCTCCATCAGCCACTTGGCCAGATCCGGGTGGTCGGACGGGCCCTGGCCGCAGATGCCGATGTACTTGTCGGCCTTGCGGCAGGCCTGGATAGCGCTGGACAGCAGCTTCTTCACCGCCGGATTCCGCTCATCGAACAGGTGGGCGATGATGCCGGAGTCGCGGTCCAGGCCCAGGGTCAGCTGGGTCAGGTCGTTGGAACCGATGGAGAAGCCGTCGAAGTGCTCGAGGAACTCCTCGGCCAGCAGCGCGTTGGACGGCAGCTCGCACATCATGATCACGCGCAAGCCGTTGTCGCCGCGCTTGAGGCCGTGGCTGGCGAGCAGGTCGATGACCTGCGAGGCCTCGCCGACGGTGCGCACGAACGGGATCATGATCTCGACGTTGGTCAGGCCCATCTCGTTGCGGACCTTCTTCATCGCCCGGCACTCGAGCTCGAAGCAGTCGCGGAAGCTCTCGCTGATGTAGCGCGAGGCGCCGCGGAAGCCGAGCATCGGGTTCTCTTCTTCCGGCTCGTAGAGCTTGCCGCCGATCAGGTTGGCGTACTCGTTGGACTTGAAGTCGGACATGCGCACGATGACCTTCTTCGGCCAGAACGCCGCGGCCAGGGTACTGATGCCCTCGACCAGCTTCTCGACGTAGAAGCCGACCGGATCGTCGTAGCCGGCGATGCGCTTCTCGACGCTGTCCTTGATCTCCGCCGGCAGGCTGGCGAAGTTCAGCAGCGCCTTGGGGTGCACACCGATCATGCGGTTGATGATGAACTCCAGACGCGCCAGGCCGACACCGGCGTTGGGCAGCTGGGCGAAGTCGAAGGCACGGTCCGGGTTGCCGACGTTCATCATGATCTTGAACGGCAGCTCGGGCATGGCGTCCACCGAGTTCTGGCGGATGTCGAAGCCCAGCGCGCCCTCGTAGATCAGGCCGGTGTCGCCTTCGGCGCAGGACACGGTCACTTCCTGGCCGTCCTTCAGCACGCTGGTGGCGTTGCCGCAGCCGACCACCGCCGGGATGCCCAGCTCGCGGGCGATGATCGCCGCGTGGCAGGTGCGTCCGCCGCGGTTGGTGACGATGGCGCTGGCGCGCTTCATGATCGGCTCCCAGTCCGGGTCGGTCATGTCGGAAACCAGCACGTCGCCCGGCTGCACCTTGTCCATCTCGGCGATGTCGTGGATCACCACCACCTTGCCGGAACCGATGCGCTGACCGATGGCGCGGCCTTCGACCAGCACCTTGCCCTTCTCCTTGAGCAGGTAGCGCTCCATCACGTTGTTGGCGCGGCTCTTCACGGTTTCCGGACGGGCCTGGACGATGTACAGCTTGCCGTCGTCGCCGTCCTTCGCCCACTCGATGTCCATCGGGCGGCCGTAGTGCTTCTCGATGATCAGCGCCTGCTTGGCCAGCTCGGTGACCTCGGCGTCGGTGAGGGCGAAGCGCGCGCGGTCGGCGCGGTCGACGTCGACCACCTTGACCGAACGGCCGGCCTTGGCTTCGTCGCCGTAGACCATCTTGATCGCCTTGCTGCCCAGGTTGCGGCGCAGGATGGCGGGACGGCCGGCCTCGAGGGTCGGCTTGTGCACGTAGAACTCGTCGGGGTTCACCGCGCCCTGCACCACGGTCTCGCCGAGGCCGTAGGCGCCGGTGATGAACACCACGTCGCGGAAGCCGGATTCGGTGTCGAGGGTGAACATCACCCCGGCGGTGCCGGTCTCCGAGCGCACCATGCGCTGCACGCCGGCGGACAGGGCGACCAGCTTGTGGTCGAAGCCCTGGTGCACGCGGTAGGCGATGGCGCGGTCGTTGAACAGGGAGGCGAACACTTCCTTGGCGGCGCGGATCACGTTGTCGACGCCGCGGATGTTGAGGAAGGTTTCCTGCTGGCCGGCGAAGGAGGCGTCCGGCAGGTCCTCGGCGGTGGCGGAGGAGCGCACGGCCACGGCCATGTTGTCGTTGCCGGCGGCCATCTCGGCGAAGGCCTTGCGGATGTCGGCATCCAGCTGGGCGGGGAACTCGGCGTCCATCACCCACTGGCGGATCTGCGCACCGGTCTTGGCCAGGGCGTTGACGTCGTCCACGTCCAGCGCGTCGAGCGCGGCATGGATGCGTTCGTTGAGGCCGCTCTGCTCGAGGAAGTCGCGGTAGGCCTGGGCCGTGGTGGCGAAACCGCCAGGTACGGAAACGCCCGCGCCGGCGAGGTTGCTGATCATCTCGCCCAGCGAGGCATTCTTGCCCCCTACGTGCTCTACATCGTGGACGCCGAGCTTATCGAGGGAAACTACGTACTCTACCAAGGTGACCTCTCCCCTATGTGGTGTATGCGCAAACCGCATTCTGGTCGGGCCCTGCTTGTGGCCGAGCCCCGGAAAATAAGTGACAATGCCGCCGTACGGCACACCGGGCGCTCCTGCGCGTCCGTGGATCCAGCCGGGACAACTCCCATCGCAAGGCCAGGCGCCCATGAAACGCACCGCTTTCTTCATCTCCGACGGCACCGGCATCACCGCCGAAACACTCGGCCAGAGTCTGCTGGCGCAGTTCGAGAACATCAACTTCCACAAACTGACCCGGCCGTACATCGATACCGTGGAAAAAGCCCGTGCGATGGTACAACAAATCAACGCCGCTGCCGAGGCGGACGGCGTGCGGCCGATCATCTTCGACACCATCGTCAACCGCGACATCCGCGAGGTGCTGTCGCACTGCAACGGCTTCATGGTCGACATCTTCTCGACCTTCCTCTCGCCGCTGGAGCAGGAACTGGCCTCGCACTCCTCCTACTCGGTGGGCAAGTCGCACTCGATCGCGCACAACCCCAACTACATGGAGCGCATCGACTCGGTGCACTTCGCCCTCGACAACGACGACGGCGCCCGCACCCACTACTACGGCAAGGCCGACCTGATCCTGGTCGGCGTGTCGCGCT
This genomic window contains:
- the sigX gene encoding RNA polymerase sigma factor SigX, yielding MNKPHSLSPRYDPHQLTDEELVQRAHGELFHVTRAYEELMRRYQRTLFNVCARYLGNERDADDVCQEVMLKVLYGLKNFEGKSKFKTWLYSITYNECITQYRKERRKRRLLDALSLDPQEEASEERAPKAEERGGLDRWLVHVNPIDREILVLRFVAELEFQEIADIMHMGLSATKMRYKRALDRLREKFADPAAE
- a CDS encoding CrfX protein, yielding MHDPFEESLRDLLRGAPAESADSARLDRVLKAANRQVGAGDLFKLLGHWFEALMIGLESGTVRKVPATRRLHPAARAAHKAE
- a CDS encoding OmpA family protein — translated: MKLKNTLSVVIGSLIAASSIGAMAQGQGAVEVDAFAKYYEPDTQTGLDEGALYGAGIGYFLTDDVSLNLSHGVYDGVGAVSGSKNIEGELTSLDAAYHFGTPGVGLRPYVSAGAAHQSIGQPDRSGRDTSTFANLGAGVKYYFTENLFAKAGVDGMHNIDQGNSEWMAGVGVGMNFGGGSAPAPAPVAAAPVAEEPAPVAEPVPEVVRVELDVKFDFDKAKVKPESYADIQNLADFMNQYPQTSTTVEGHTDSVGTDAYNQKLSERRAAAVREVLVNQYGVSSSRVSSVGYGESRPVADNATDAGRAINRRVEAEVEAQVQQ
- the ppsA gene encoding phosphoenolpyruvate synthase, whose protein sequence is MVEYVVSLDKLGVHDVEHVGGKNASLGEMISNLAGAGVSVPGGFATTAQAYRDFLEQSGLNERIHAALDALDVDDVNALAKTGAQIRQWVMDAEFPAQLDADIRKAFAEMAAGNDNMAVAVRSSATAEDLPDASFAGQQETFLNIRGVDNVIRAAKEVFASLFNDRAIAYRVHQGFDHKLVALSAGVQRMVRSETGTAGVMFTLDTESGFRDVVFITGAYGLGETVVQGAVNPDEFYVHKPTLEAGRPAILRRNLGSKAIKMVYGDEAKAGRSVKVVDVDRADRARFALTDAEVTELAKQALIIEKHYGRPMDIEWAKDGDDGKLYIVQARPETVKSRANNVMERYLLKEKGKVLVEGRAIGQRIGSGKVVVIHDIAEMDKVQPGDVLVSDMTDPDWEPIMKRASAIVTNRGGRTCHAAIIARELGIPAVVGCGNATSVLKDGQEVTVSCAEGDTGLIYEGALGFDIRQNSVDAMPELPFKIMMNVGNPDRAFDFAQLPNAGVGLARLEFIINRMIGVHPKALLNFASLPAEIKDSVEKRIAGYDDPVGFYVEKLVEGISTLAAAFWPKKVIVRMSDFKSNEYANLIGGKLYEPEEENPMLGFRGASRYISESFRDCFELECRAMKKVRNEMGLTNVEIMIPFVRTVGEASQVIDLLASHGLKRGDNGLRVIMMCELPSNALLAEEFLEHFDGFSIGSNDLTQLTLGLDRDSGIIAHLFDERNPAVKKLLSSAIQACRKADKYIGICGQGPSDHPDLAKWLMEQGIDSVSLNPDSVLDTWFFLAEGQA
- a CDS encoding pyruvate, water dikinase regulatory protein, with the translated sequence MKRTAFFISDGTGITAETLGQSLLAQFENINFHKLTRPYIDTVEKARAMVQQINAAAEADGVRPIIFDTIVNRDIREVLSHCNGFMVDIFSTFLSPLEQELASHSSYSVGKSHSIAHNPNYMERIDSVHFALDNDDGARTHYYGKADLILVGVSRCGKTPTCLYMALQYGIRAANYPLTEDDMERLQLPAALKEHKGKLFGLTIDPDRLAAIRNERKPNSRYASYAQCEFEVREVESLFRRENIPFINSTHFSVEEIAAKILVEKGVERRLK
- a CDS encoding zinc transporter ZntB encodes the protein MQSFEGDDERGLVYGFVLDGEGGAQRIRRNELTVLDLRPQESLWLHWDRSVPAAQRWLRASGGLGEFACDLLLEEATRPRLVLLGGERLLLFLRGVNLNPGAAPEDMVALRIYADARQVISLRMRPVKAAGALCDAFERSDGPKTASEAMLFLAHALTDGVDVLVAGIAEQLDELEETLEQNEKGVPDRHLLLALRRRAASLRRYLAPQREIYAQLARNPLSWFADSDTAYWNELHNRLTRHLEELELVRERVSLLQEAEHRRVTERMNRTMYLLGIITGFFMPMTFVTGLLGINVGGVPGAEHPYGFLLVCLLMAGIALFQGWLFRRMRWL
- a CDS encoding alpha/beta fold hydrolase; amino-acid sequence: MQSSSKLFPVALVSAELRGDLTEDVYLLKPGNSPDGSVALALTRLGHAAAARRGEPLVLLHGAFANRRCWYTAHGHGLGAWLARAGFDVWLAEMRGHGLSPRNRLYRSNRVADYARFDLPAIAAFVDEQCAQPAHWLGHSLGGLSIAAALAGAHLAAMRVASLVLLGCQIRHLHWSLKLPPLSWGARLWLRRREQVGGGWLGLGPEDEPAGIACDALRWYGPFGRFADGRQDWAAALAAVEVPVLALAGAGDHTDPAQACRQLLECFGSSRRAYLRLGRAEGFAEDYGHAGLLAGRHAAREIWPLLEHWLRHRQLPQTMGEESHTFA
- a CDS encoding mechanosensitive ion channel family protein gives rise to the protein MEFDIWTQSLLSAMSTLWSKLAGFIPNLLGALVVVLLGFIVAKLLDTLFSKLLAKLGLDRLMAGAGLTKLLARGGIQAAVSTLVGKVVYWFVLLVFLVSAAESLGLQRVSATLDLFALYLPKVFGAAMVLLAGVLLAQLAGRLVRGAADGVGLEYGGSLGRLAQGLVIIISISVAIGQLEVKTDLLNLVIAIVLSAVALALALALGLGSREVVGQIIAGIYLRELYEVGQRIRVGDVEGVIEEIGTVKTILHTGDGELVTLCNRLLLSRRVVSR
- the folD gene encoding bifunctional methylenetetrahydrofolate dehydrogenase/methenyltetrahydrofolate cyclohydrolase FolD, whose protein sequence is MTAQLIDGKAIAARLRQQIAQRVAERRQQDLRIPGLAVILVGSDPASQVYVAHKRKDCEEVGFISRAYDLDASTSQEDLLQLIDTLNADPAVDGILVQLPLPRHLDASQLLERIHPDKDVDGFHPFNIGRLAQRMPVLQPCTPKGIMTLLKSTGVDLHGQHAVVVGASNIVGRPMALELLLAGCTTTVTHRFTRDLASHVRQADIVVVAVGKPGLVKGEWIKEGAIVIDVGINRLVDGRLVGDVDFEAAAARASWITPVPGGVGPMTRACLLENTLYAAEQLHD
- the rraA gene encoding ribonuclease E activity regulator RraA produces the protein MQYVTPDLCDAYPYVDVVEPMFSNFGGRDSFGGQIVTIKCFEDNSLVKEQVEQDGRGKVLVVDGGGSLRRALLGDMLAEKAAKNGWEGIVVYGCIRDVDVIAQTDLGVQALAAHPMKTEKRGIGDLNVEVTFGGVTFTPGHYIYADNNGIIVSHEELKMPE